The DNA region TCACGTAAAAAGTCAGATAAGGCAGAAAACTCTGTCTTGTTGCTATTATAGATAGTTCTTTGCGGTCCGTTTCGATAGAGTTTCCCAGCAACACTTAAGTTGAGTCGATGATGTTCACACCGAACGATGGGAGTCATATCACCTTCCTGCATCAACAGCCTTTCCTGATCCGCTTTTTTAGAAGGACGCATCTCATAGAGATAGCTACACGGCAGCGTTGGGTCTGACGCATCGTCGGTGAGAACGCCGGGAGTTCCTACTGTTGGATCTGCAGGGCAGATGAGCACTTCCTTCTCCAAATATTCTGGAGAAAGTTCGGAAAGCCATTGCGGATTTGTATGTGCAATAGAAACGCGATGCCATTGCGGATTTGTATCTGCATTAGAAGAGCGATTCGGTCCAATGACGACTCTCAAAGGCGGATCTTTATCTGCATTGGAATAATTCTCACGCGCCAGTTTTATCTGTCTCAAATTCTCTCGGCATGCCTCAATCCCTTTAGAATGCTTAGCGTCCTGTTGCACTATAGATGCTGCGAGTTCATAAGGATAAACAGCCGCCAAGAGGAATCGGTTTAGGCGAACCAATGCTTCTCCACTTTTTGGATTTTGGGCAATGAGTGTCTGCATCTGTTTATTGAATTCAATATCAGCGAATAGTTCGGGATCGTAGAGGGGACCCGCTTGAAGAAGCCGATTCAACTCTGCAAGCAGTGCCTTCTGCAGCTTCGGAGACGGATCGCTTGCGCCATCGTACCCAACTAACAGCCGCTGTATATCTTCGGACAACCGCGACGCAATCAATTTGGATACCGGTGCGCGTGTGTCTGCAAGTTTCACCGCCAAACTGCCCGGATCTTTAATCGCATCCATATCAAAGAGAAACTGATTTGTGCCTGCGTGGAGGGACAGTTGCATGCCCATCGCCATCAATACAGTTGCGAACAAAAGTGTTATCGTTTTGCCTTGTAAGTACAACCTGAGATAATGAATCTTTAATCGTTCAATCATTTTTAACATTTTTAAATCTCCTTTTTTATATTTTTTATAGGTTATTGGCTGTCGGCTATCAGTAGTCAGCAGTTGCCTTGTGCTGGTTATCCAATTTGCTATTCCCACAAGCACCTCTTTTCTGAAAACCGATAGCCGATGGCTGGTGACTAATTCAGCGTGAAACGTAGCACACCGCGATCCGTAGTTCCAACATAGAGTGTGTTACCATCAATAGCAAGCGAGCTAATCTCGCTCGGAACTTCCGGTGTGACCTGTTCCCATCTGCTTGAATTCTCTTTCAATTGATATATCTGTTGCTGAGTTGCGCCGTAGACCGTTGTGCCATCCACTGCCATTTTTTCTATCACAAGCGGTGTGCCTTCCGCATCGGTTGCCATGTGCCAGTGAGTCCCATCGCTTGAATACGTCACACCTTTATCGGTTGCCGCGTAAAGCGTTGGTCCGGCGAAGACGATAACCTTGAAGTGGGTAACAGAAAATGGGAGGTCTGTCGTGACATCGTTCCACGTGTCGCCTTCATCAAACGATTGAAGGAGGTGTCCATCCCGTTTGCCAACGTAAACATTTTTACCTGAAACTGCGATTTTGAAATCAAGGGAACCCTGATCTTGAATGTCAGCGATAGAATGAATAGACTCACCTGCATCCGCTAAGCCAGTATTGAACCATTCAGTCATACCGGCCTTCCACCTGAGGAGTTGCTGGTCATATTCCATATAGTAAGTACTACCGCTGACAGCGAAACTCCCCAAGTATGCCCGAAAGAGTTTAACGAGACCTTCCTCTACAGTCTCATTAGCAACTGTGCTGAGCATATCCATATCGAAATCTTCAGGTTTTAATCTCTTACCTTCTTCAATGTTTTCCTGAAGTTCATCTTGTCCGGGTTCCCAAAGGGCGTTTTTGAATGTTTCAAAGATCAGTTCTTCAAGGTCTATCGCCCCTAAAATTGGCATTCCGGGGACAGGCACTAACCCATTATCCTCAGCAGATACGCGGTAAAGTTGAGGCGATCCCCCGTTGACACCTTTGACATAGGGCACATCGTTAAATTTCATCATACTCGTGAGAATTTCAGGACCACCTAAAACAGGGGTCCACGATTCACCATCATCAAACGAGCCAACAAGTTTTCCCCATGTTTTTGCGTAAAGCATATTATTGGCATAGACCAACTTGTCTACGCCGGCCCTCACCAATCCTGTGTTAAACGGATGCCATGTTTTGCCTCCATCGGTCGTGCGTTGAATCCCCAATGGACTACTACTTTTGTAAAATGTGTTCGCATCCGATATGACAGCGGTGGAATCACCTCCTGTAGCTGCCGCTAAGACACGGGTGGCAGGACTTCCTATAGCTGCGTCACCTAAACCTAAAGATATCCATGTTTCCCCTGCATCACTTGAGTAATAACTCTCAACGCCATCTACGACTAAAAGTCTTTCTTGTGCTGCCACCATTTTGACGCTGGCAGTCTTTTCCATTTCTGAGTTGTCATCCACTGGTCGAGTGCCAGCACCAGTGGCAAAAGTAAATCCAGCGTTTTCCTCGGAATCGGAAGCTGTTTTTTTGGGGAAATCTATCGCTTGCCACGAATCTCCGAGGTCTGTTGAACGGTAAAGCGACAGATCGGTATTAGATTCCGACATTAACACGGAGATCGAAAGCTTCTTATTTTCAATCTCCTCTCCAACGGCAACATAGAGTCGGTGCTCAGCACTTGCCAATGCAAGGATATTCTCGACTTCACCTACGGGTAATTGCTCCCAGCCTTCCGAACTGTGGCGATAAAGCCCATTATCCGTCCCGACAAAGACAGTGTTTTCTATAGCGGTGATTGCCCGAATTTTCCTATCGGTTAGGTTTTCGTCGGTAAGAGATGTCCACGATTTACCGGCATCTACAGAGCGGAATACACCATCAACAAGTCCCAAGTACATTGTAATGTTGGCTTGCGCTCCAAGGGTCTCATCCGTTATAATAGTGCCAATCAATTGCCCTTCTGGACGTGTTCCCAATGAATTCCATGTGCTACCTCTATCTGCGGAAGCAAGGACTTCGGTATCGGAAACGACATAAAGGGTATCCTCATGTTCCATCATTTGCCACGATCCATTAATAGACATGTTCGTATTAGCAGATATCCACGCGCTTCTATCGTCTGTTAGTCTATAGAGATCCGCGCCTGCTTTGGCATAAACGTCGCCGTTAGATGCCATGAAGAGGTCGTTGACGACTCCTCCTTCGGGACCCTTAGTTTGGGTCCACTGCGGCTTCGGCGTTGAGACTTCTCTCATATCGACTGGCAGGGTGGCAAAAAGCGATTCGTCGGGTTTCTGACCCGCGCCGGGACTCTTACCAGGGATAGCTGAGCTTCCTGCCTGACTCCGAACTGCGGGCTTTGCTGGAGAGTCCACAACAAAAACCGCCTCAATAAGCTCAACCGTTGGTTCAGAGGTGGCACTCAGATTGTAGGGTTTTTGAAAACGGGAGAGGTACTGCGTGCCAACACCCATCATTAAGAAAATCAAGACAGCGGAGGCAGCAGAGATTGCTAACGGCGCGACCGGTTTACTCACAGCAGGTGGAACGGGTGCTATACGTGAGACTTCCTGCATAATGTTATCCGCTAAGCTATCAGGGAGTTGGAAGCTGCCGAGATTCTGCTGAATTACGTCGTCCTCTTTCCGCAAGCGGTTACGTGCGCGGCTGAGGCGGCTCTTGACGGTATTCTGGGAGACACCCAGAAACTCACTGATGGCTTTGATTGTCATTTCGCCGAGGTAGTGGAGCGTCATCACCGTCCGTTCACTTTCCGGTAATTTTTTGAGAAGCTCCTTGACAACCTCGCGGCGCGTTTCGTCGGCTTCGGCTTCCTGTTTTTCTGCTACATATTGAGAATACGACACTTTGTCCACCTCGTTTGAATCGGCAGTATCTAAGGATTCCATGGGTATGCGGTTTTTTCGGAGCCAATCAAGGCACTCGCGGGCGACGATAACGTAAAGCCATCCGCTAAACGCGTTAGGGTCCTTCAAGGTACGTAGTTGTCGGTACGCCTTGAGAAACGCGTCTTGCGTAAGTTCTTGTGCGATGTGAAAATCACCGATTTTCCGCCACGCCAACGCGTGAACCCCTTTTTGATATTTCTTGACCAAGGGACTGAATGCTTCCTGGTTCCCTTGTAATACTTGCTGAATGAGTTGCGCATCGCTCTGTTGCATTGCACGCCTCCTGCTGAATTATCACGTCTGTTGATTGAAGTGACGTAACTTAGATTTCAAAAGGTTGCATTATTTCTGAAAAGGCAAAAAATTGATCTCTGAAGGGAACGTTTCAAAAGACGCTTCCCAAGGTGTATTGTCTACACGATGCGCTGGCAGTTCAGAATTCGTTCCTATTTCAACGCTGCCGAAAGCAAGATAACCAATGCCGAAGAATAATAAAAAGACCAGGAATAGATTAATCATTAGAAAGCGCATGGTTTTCTCCTTTAAAGTGAAAGTTCGGTTCCGTTTGTGATCAACAATTTACCTGAAATTTAACATCCATTGATTGTAGTGACGTAACTTAGGTTTCAAAAGGTTGCATTATTTTAAAAAAGTTGGAGAATCAACCGCTTGTGTAAACATTTCTCCGTAATCATTACATCCATTGATTGTAGTGACGTAACTTAGATTTCAAAAGGTTGCATTATTTTAAAAGCCGTCAGCAATCAGATTATCATGTAGGTTGGGTTGAACGGCATTGAAAGGGCGGATGTTGGTGTTCCAAACACCCCCAAATCCAAGAGGCTGCCCTATACACTCAAGAACATAGTGAAACCCAACTTCATACTCTCAGAGTCGTGGCACTTGACAACAAAAGCGTTGGGTTTCACTCGGTCTCTGGTTGCAACCGCACCATAGGTGTCAATTTAGGGATATTTCGTTGTATTTTATAGGAATGTCCCTACAAATGCCGCCCCTACGGGGCTTGGGTTTTTTGGTTTTAACGCTGCTACACAGATGTCGTCCCTACGGGACTAAAGAGGGGTTCTGGCGTGTCAAAGTTTATGGCTAAAATCCGGCGCAGTTGGAAACAGCACCATAAGTGTCAATTTTAGAAAAAACAACCGTCGCAGTCCCAATCTGGTAGGTTCGGTTTCCTAACCGAACCGAGTTTTACACAAAAACCTCTTGAATCCCGTAGGGATGGTATCTGTGTAGAAAAACGCGACCTCACAGACCTAAGCCCCGTAGGGGCGGCATTTGGAGAGAGACTGTTGCAAAATCCTCGAAAAGTCCTTAAATTGACACCTATGGCGCAGTTGGGAAACCGAACCTACCGGACCTGGTGCTCAAGCAGTTGTTTTTTCTAAAATTGACACTTATGGTGCAATTTGCAACCGTACTGGATCTTAAGTAGAAACTGCGTATTCCCTAATCCCCTTCTTCAGTCCTGTAAGAATGCAATGTTTATAGCATATTTATGGAACCCATGTATGGTTAAAATAAAATAGGGGTGGTAAAACCACCCCTATTTAACATTTTTTAAATTACTGCGTAAGTCCTAAGTTCTTTGAAGCCTTGATGGCTCCCCACGTCACAGCCCTCTTATCTAACGGTTGCACTGGCAGTGAATCACCACCAACCCAACGTGGCGAAATAGGCAGACTATCCGGCAAAATAACTAAACGCCGAACTTGCTGCGACGCAAGCGAATAGATGTAGAGACCATTATTACCAAAACCTATATCCGCAGAAAAGACAAGATAGTCGCCATTCGGAGACCAATCTACTTGAAAGAACTGCCGCAAGCCGCGATTGGCTACTTCCAGCAGGTTTATCCCATTAGCATTCACAACAAATATACCTTCATGAAGGTGAGTGACCACTGGTTGGTGATTCCTCCCATCAACATCCGCAACAAATACACCTTCATGAACCGGTGTGTAGGCAATCTTTCTACCGTCCGGGGAGAAACTATAGAACGGGTAACGGCTTACGAAACCCGCACGTTCAGGGAATAGCGAGTGTTTCTTAGGTTTCTCTCGTCCACTGACATTCGACGCCCAGATCTCCTGAGGCTTGTCCATTGAAGCGAGATTGTAGAACACCGATTGCGCATCTGGTGCCCAGACAAAACCTATTGGATTCTTACCAATGGGGTGTGGTAACTTTCGTTTCCGTCGTCCATCCGGCGAAATTAGAAAGATTTCTGTGTCCACATCGCGTCCGCCTCTTATCTTTTGCTGACTGCCAGCATACACAATCCAACGTCCATCCGGAGACCAAGAAATATCCACGTAGGAATGGACTTGTAATATGATGGAACGAATTTTCTTACCCGTGCGAAGGTCTCGGATATGAAGAACATTACGGCGGTCAGGGTCGCTGTCTACCGCTGCCAAAAAGCGACCATCCGGCGAAGGTGTCGAAATACCCTCTTCCGCAATGCGCGTAGGTGTAGGGACTGTATCATTGGGA from Candidatus Poribacteria bacterium includes:
- a CDS encoding sigma-70 family RNA polymerase sigma factor, yielding MQQSDAQLIQQVLQGNQEAFSPLVKKYQKGVHALAWRKIGDFHIAQELTQDAFLKAYRQLRTLKDPNAFSGWLYVIVARECLDWLRKNRIPMESLDTADSNEVDKVSYSQYVAEKQEAEADETRREVVKELLKKLPESERTVMTLHYLGEMTIKAISEFLGVSQNTVKSRLSRARNRLRKEDDVIQQNLGSFQLPDSLADNIMQEVSRIAPVPPAVSKPVAPLAISAASAVLIFLMMGVGTQYLSRFQKPYNLSATSEPTVELIEAVFVVDSPAKPAVRSQAGSSAIPGKSPGAGQKPDESLFATLPVDMREVSTPKPQWTQTKGPEGGVVNDLFMASNGDVYAKAGADLYRLTDDRSAWISANTNMSINGSWQMMEHEDTLYVVSDTEVLASADRGSTWNSLGTRPEGQLIGTIITDETLGAQANITMYLGLVDGVFRSVDAGKSWTSLTDENLTDRKIRAITAIENTVFVGTDNGLYRHSSEGWEQLPVGEVENILALASAEHRLYVAVGEEIENKKLSISVLMSESNTDLSLYRSTDLGDSWQAIDFPKKTASDSEENAGFTFATGAGTRPVDDNSEMEKTASVKMVAAQERLLVVDGVESYYSSDAGETWISLGLGDAAIGSPATRVLAAATGGDSTAVISDANTFYKSSSPLGIQRTTDGGKTWHPFNTGLVRAGVDKLVYANNMLYAKTWGKLVGSFDDGESWTPVLGGPEILTSMMKFNDVPYVKGVNGGSPQLYRVSAEDNGLVPVPGMPILGAIDLEELIFETFKNALWEPGQDELQENIEEGKRLKPEDFDMDMLSTVANETVEEGLVKLFRAYLGSFAVSGSTYYMEYDQQLLRWKAGMTEWFNTGLADAGESIHSIADIQDQGSLDFKIAVSGKNVYVGKRDGHLLQSFDEGDTWNDVTTDLPFSVTHFKVIVFAGPTLYAATDKGVTYSSDGTHWHMATDAEGTPLVIEKMAVDGTTVYGATQQQIYQLKENSSRWEQVTPEVPSEISSLAIDGNTLYVGTTDRGVLRFTLN